Part of the Sulfurimonas denitrificans DSM 1251 genome is shown below.
CTGTAAACTTCCTCAAGATATTCCATTTTTTGCACTTGATGATTTTACATTTGAGATGTATGCTCCTGAGGAGTGCCCAATGTGCAAATCAGGAAGCGAAGCTATCAAACCTGGCTCAAGAGGAAACTAAAGAGCATTCTAAAAGGCACATTTTTTGAAACTATTTATACTCTCTCTTCTTTTTGTGATTAATGTTTTAAACTTAAGCGCATCACAAAATCCCATTGATGATGAGACGCTCAAGAAGATGATTGGCAAAATGTTAATTATTGGTTTTGAAGATGAATATATTGATGAAAATAGTAAAATAGTCTCCCTCATCAACCGCTATGAACTTGGCGGTGTTATCCTATTTGACCGCTTTTATAATGATAAAACAAAAATAAAAAATATCAGCTCTGCTAAACAGCTCAAGCAATTAACCCTTAAGCTACAATCTTTTGCAAAAAAACCTCTTTTAATCAGCGTTGATCAAGAGGGTGGACGAGTTGCAAGACTAAAACCAAAGTATGGTTTTGAAGCAACACCTTCAGCTAAAGCTGTCTCACAAAATGATGAGTATATGAGTAAGCATATCTATAACGCTCTAGCTAAAACATTAAGACAAAACGGCATAAATTGTAACTTTGCACCTGTTGTAGATTTAGCGCTAAACCCCAATAACAAAGTAATATATGGTTTAAATCGCTCTTATGGAGCAGCAAGCAGTGAAGTTATAAAGTATGCCAAGATATTTATGGATTCACTTGAAAATGAGGGCGTTGTTAGTGTTTTAAAACATTTTCCAGGACATGGTTCATCACTTGGTGATTCACATGAGGGCTATGTTGATATTAGCAAAACTTGGAGCGAAGCGGAGCTTGAGCCATATAGGGAACTGATAAAATCTAGCAAAGTTCCAATGATTATGAGCGCTCATGTCTATAACTCAAAACTCGATGAAAAATATCCTGCCACTCTTTCATATAATGTAAATACAAAATTATTAAGACAAGAGCTTGGATTTAAGGGTATCTTAGTGAGTGATGATTTACAGATGAAAGCTATTTTATCCCACTATAGCCTAGAAGAAATTGTTGCATTGTCCATAAATTCTGGTGTTGACATGCTGCTTTTTGCAAATCAGTTAACCACACAAGATATTGACGCTCTTGTTGATGTTATATTTCAAGAGATAAAAAATGGCAATATCCCAATGGATAGAATAGAAGAGTCAAATGCAAGAATTGAGCAACTTTATAAAACTTACAAGTTTAAATAATGCAAAGTGCATTTTCATCCCTTGATTGGTTTGTTTTTGGCTTATATTTTTTAATTTTAGCTCTTAGCTCTTTTGTTTTAGGCAAAACCAAAATAAGCTCTTCAAGAGAGTTTTTTC
Proteins encoded:
- a CDS encoding glycoside hydrolase family 3 N-terminal domain-containing protein; amino-acid sequence: MKLFILSLLFVINVLNLSASQNPIDDETLKKMIGKMLIIGFEDEYIDENSKIVSLINRYELGGVILFDRFYNDKTKIKNISSAKQLKQLTLKLQSFAKKPLLISVDQEGGRVARLKPKYGFEATPSAKAVSQNDEYMSKHIYNALAKTLRQNGINCNFAPVVDLALNPNNKVIYGLNRSYGAASSEVIKYAKIFMDSLENEGVVSVLKHFPGHGSSLGDSHEGYVDISKTWSEAELEPYRELIKSSKVPMIMSAHVYNSKLDEKYPATLSYNVNTKLLRQELGFKGILVSDDLQMKAILSHYSLEEIVALSINSGVDMLLFANQLTTQDIDALVDVIFQEIKNGNIPMDRIEESNARIEQLYKTYKFK